One window of the Colletotrichum destructivum chromosome 4, complete sequence genome contains the following:
- a CDS encoding Putative vacuolar protein sorting-associated protein: MTCRSTISKNEKRHLTAFLCYGSSKLPTAASLEREAPDVHQQPPQYCCTLRCRLCRLCPSQDLLPLGDVVMAFQWKAFDFFDVSQVRLADDETRLFFESNEIASVCSGSDSLFLGSYDGYVRIVGSSWKVVKSFQAHEVGTITHMRQIEGTSLLVTVAEDLSSEPVLKIWALDKLVKKTNMPTCLSTLQISNGKKQFPISAIDVLDNLTQVAVGFANGTVTLIRGDLINDLGARQRTVHESEEPITGVELMADPQGLTTLFISTTARILKLSISKRGHSSPPKTVEDMGCHVDCMTVDKKTGDVVVAREDAIYTYTLEGRGAPRAYESAKRLVSIYQDYVALICPPSSSTTEKPTDTMRRRFGGGAADALFNASTFVLLEPDLRVLGHTQSLISPFKAIFQIWGDLFILTQDGKVSRYHEKSLQQRLEMLYQRNMFPLAVELAQKSGLDATQQSGIFRRFGDYLYQKADYDGAMVQYIKAIDTTEPSQVIRKFLDTQRIHNLIQYLEQLHEHRKATSDHTTLLLNCYAKLKDIDKLEAFIKSPGDLKFDLETAISMCRQGGYYDQAAYLAKKHGEIDLVVDILIEDSKAYDEALDFIWHQDPEVAFPCLKKYARVLIENCPKDATSVFVDYYTGKYRPRLHLVPIEDNGETVVGGGMVAGAASAVQNLSNFLPLPYMNTSSLQSPSTPGNGTTAINGDAQIIMNPEDIPAPKYTPPPPRTAFSSFIDHPDEFIVFLEACLEEKGLKESDKTDLYTTLFEMYLHKSNEKKGEQHREEWENKAKKLIEGEDIPMESSNVLLLSHLSNFKDGTTLVKEQSGLLFDIFRSYTSAKDTRGAIKALRKYGPEEPQLYPAALAYLTSDPRILEEAGSEELSAVLNKIDKDGLMAPLQVIQTLVGQSGSSGGVATMGMIKPYLHDTIERERKEIAANRRRISAFRVETEQKRAELADLGSKPAVFQSTRCAVCTAPLDLPAVHFLCKHSFHQRCLRAEGECPQCANDNATIRALRKTQIETAGKHELFKAELERSEDRFSTIAEWFGRGVMGAPNADTT, encoded by the exons ATGACGTGCCGGTCAACGATATCGAAGAATGAGAAGCGGCATTTAACAGCGTTCCTCTGCTACG GCAGCTCCAAGCTCCCCACAGCGGCGTCATTGGAGCGCGAAGCACCCGACGTTCATCAACAACCACCACAATATTGCTGCACACTCCGCTGCCGACTCTGCCGACTCTGCCCTTCCCAGGACTTGCTGCCGCTAGGAGATGTAGTCATGGCCTTTCAG TGGAAGGCattcgacttcttcgacgtCAGCCAGGTCCGActtgccgatgacgagaccCGACTCTTCTTCGAGAGCAACGAGATCGCCAGTGTTTGTTCGGGATCGGACAGCCTGTTTCTTGGTAGCTACGATGGATACGTTCGCATTGTTGGGTCGAGCTGGAAGGTGGTGAAGAGCTTCCAGGCTCACGAGGTTGGAACGATCACCCACATGCGCCAGATTGAGGGGACGAGCTTGCTGGTTACGGTCGCA GAGGATCTTAGTAGCGAGCCGGTGCTGAAGATCTGGGCCTTGGACAAGCTGGTAAAGAAGACGAACATGCCTACATGCCTGAGCACTTTGCAGATCAGCAACGGCAAGAAGCAGTTTCCC ATATCGGCTATCGACGTCCTCGATAATCTTACCCAAGTAGCGGTTGGcttcgccaacggcaccgtaACCCTGATCCGAGGCGACTTAATCAACGATTTGGGAGCTAGACAAAGAACCGTTCATGAGTCGGAGGAGCCCATCACGGGTGTAGAGCTGATGGCCGATCCCCAGGGCCTCACTACCCTGTTCATCTCAACAACAGCCCGGATCTTGAAGTTGAGCATCTCGAAGAGAGGCCACAGCTCCCCGCCAAAGACTGTCGAGGACATGGGATGCCACGTCGACTGCATGACGGTTGACAAGAAGACGGGAGATGTTGTCGTGGCTAGAGAAGATGCAATCTACACCTACACATTGGAGGGCAGAGGAGCGCCACGCGCGTACGAGTCGGCAAAACGGTTGGTCTCGATTTACCAGGACTACGTCGCCCTGATATGCccgccatcgtcttcgaCTACCGAGAAGCCGACTGACACCATGCGTCGTCGCTTTGGAGGCGGTGCCGCAGACGCGCTGTTCAACGCATCCACATTTGTTCTCCTTGAGCCAGATCTGAGGGTTCTGGGACACACACAGTCTCTGATTTCGCCGTTCAAGGCCATTTTCCAGATTTGGGGCGATCTCTTCATTCTCACACAAGATGGAAAGGTCAGCCGGTATCACGAGAAATCATTGCAACAGCGCCTCGAGATGTTGTACCAGCGCAACATGTTTCCCTTGGCCGTCGAGTTGGCGCAAAAGTCGGGCTTGGATGCCACACAACAGAGTGGCATCTTCCGGCGCTTCGGTGACTATTTATACCAGAAAGCAGATTATGACGGGGCTATGGTTCAGTATATCAAGGCGATTGATACGACAGAACCATCGCAGGTTATCAGAAAG TTTCTTGATACTCAGCGGATACATAACCTCATCCAGTACCTCGAACAACTACACGAGCACCGCAAGGCAACGTCCGATCACACAACACTGCTCCTCAACTGCTATGCCAAACTCAAAGATATTGACAAGCTAGAGGCCTTTATCAAGTCACCAGGTGACTTGAAGTTTGATTTGGAGACCGCAATCTCCATGTGCAGGCAAGGGGGATACTATGATCAAGCGGCCTATCTTGCCAAGAAGCATGGCGAGATTGATCTGGTAGTCGATATTCTCATAGAGGATTCAAAGGCATATGACGAGGCTCTTGATTTTATTTGGCATCAAGACCCGGAAGTA GCATTCCCTTGTCTCAAAAAGTATGCTCGAGTCCTCATCGAGAACTGCCCGAAAGATGCGACATCAGTGTTTGTCGACTACTACACCGGCAAGTACCGGCCTAGACTGCATCTAGTCCCAATCGAGGACAACGGAGAAACTGTTGTCGGAGGCGGCATGGTTGCCGGCGCAGCAAGCGCAGTACAGAACCTTTCCAACTTCCTGCCTTTACCCTACATGAACACATCATCTCTGCAAAgcccatcaacaccagggAACGGAACCACGGCAATCAATGGCGATGCTCAAATCATCATGAACCCCGAGGACATTCCCGCGCCAAAGTATACTCCGCCACCCCCAAGGACGGCTTTCTCTTCGTTCATAGACCACCCGGATGAGTTTATTGTCTTCCTAGAGGCGTGTCTGGAGGAAAAGGGCCTGAAGGAGAGTGACAAAACAGACCTGTATACCACACTGTTTGAAATGTATCTTCACAAGTCGAAcgaaaagaagggggaacAGCACCGGGAAGAGTGGGAGAACAAGGCGAAGAAACTCATAGAGGGCGAGGACATTCCCATGGAGAGCTCCAATGTTCTGCTCCTATCTCACTTGTCCAACTTCAAGGACGGCACGACGCTAGTCAAGGAGCAATCCGGCCTGCTGTTTGACATCTTCCGGTCTTACACATCAGCCAAGGATACCCGCGGAGCTATCAAGGCGCTGCGTAAATACGGGCCTGAGGAACCGCAATTGTATCCGGCGGCCCTCGCGTACCTCACCTCGGACCCGCGTATCCTCGAGGAGGCTGGTTCAGAAGAGCTTTCTGCCGTTCTCAACAAgatcgacaaggacggcctCATGGCGCCGCTGCAGGTCATCCAGACGCTTGTCGGGCAGTCGGGCTCATCGGGCGGCGTTGCGACCATGGGCATGATCAAGCCATACCTCCACGACACGATCGAGCGCGAGCGCAAGGAGATCGCGGCGAATCGGCGGCGTATCTCGGCGTTCCGCGTCGAAACGGAGCAGAAGCGGGCGGAactcgccgacctcggctCCAAGCCGGCCGTGTTCCAGTCGACGCGTTGTGCCGTCTGCACGGCGCCGCTTGATCTGCCAGCAGTGCACTTCCTCTGTAAACACAGCTTCCACCAGCGATGCCTGCGCGCTGAGGGCGAGTGCCCGCAGtgcgccaacgacaacgcaACGATCCGCGCGCTGCGTAAGACGCAAATCGAGACGGCGGGCAAACACGAGCTTTtcaaggccgagctggagcGTAGCGAGGACCGGTTCTCAACGATTGCCGAGTGGTTCGGGCGTGGCGTCATGGGGGCGCCCAACGCCGACACAACGTGA